A genomic window from Sporosarcina sp. Marseille-Q4063 includes:
- a CDS encoding ATP-dependent RecD-like DNA helicase, whose product MEGLTEELFILGRPLVTIFHNPDNLFTIAKLKISKTNCDYEEKEIIVKGNFPQLSADDDYKFTGRLVNHPTYGAQFDVHTFAKEMPGTETGLIHYLSGDLFPGIGMKTAESIVDTLGKDAIKKILDDSTVLDTIPRLSDERKETLISVLEQNMGLERTIIQLNEWGFGPKIAMRIYQTYREDAIELLRENPYRLTEEIEGVGFQRADELGRNLGITGDHTFRIKAAILHSMNEAVQSEGHVYIEGKILLPQVKHLLETSQRVEIPFSSISQSIIELIEEGKLIAENQRLYVPSLYYSEIGFASKLRLLLENELDNQFPVSEIRSAIGEVEERLGVNYAETQVSAIETALHSPTMILTGGPGTGKTTVIRGFVEVYAELHGLSLDPKEYAKKKEPFPIILAAPTGRAAKRMSESTGLPAMTIHRLLGFTGQEKEEETEREIEGSLVIIDEMSMVDTWLAHQLMKALSNDVQILFVGDQDQLPSVGPGQVLKDMLDSSEIPVIELTEIYRQSAGSTIIEMAHMIKRSEWNDNIIGKTSDRSFIKASGNRILEAVEKIVSNAISKGHEIRDIQILAPMYRGPAGIDGINKMIQQMVNPPGPKRKEVTFGDVVYRIGDKVLQLVNQPESNVFNGDMGEVIAIIKANETIDKKELLVVSYDGIEVTYERSDLNQITLSYCCSIHKSQGSEFPIVIMPVVRSHRKMLKRNLLYTGITRAQKFLILCGEPEEFKEGIARTDELSRQTTLKERLGAEDELHEGIETAVQTNSESQNDQSQSSVENTVDNAENKEPGIYKLTMDTFVTIDPMIGMNGISPYNLEGVD is encoded by the coding sequence ATGGAAGGATTAACCGAAGAGCTCTTTATACTCGGGAGACCGCTTGTGACGATATTCCATAATCCGGATAATCTATTTACAATTGCAAAACTAAAAATAAGTAAAACAAATTGTGATTATGAAGAAAAGGAAATTATCGTTAAAGGGAACTTTCCACAACTTTCCGCCGATGACGATTATAAATTTACAGGCAGACTTGTGAATCACCCGACATACGGCGCTCAATTTGATGTGCATACTTTTGCCAAAGAAATGCCGGGTACAGAAACCGGACTAATTCATTATTTGTCAGGTGATTTATTTCCGGGTATAGGAATGAAAACTGCAGAATCAATTGTCGATACTCTTGGAAAAGATGCCATTAAAAAGATTCTGGACGATTCAACGGTTCTCGATACGATCCCCAGACTTTCCGACGAACGAAAAGAAACGTTAATCTCCGTACTTGAACAAAATATGGGGCTTGAACGAACGATTATACAGTTAAATGAATGGGGATTCGGTCCGAAAATCGCGATGCGTATTTATCAAACATACCGGGAAGATGCTATAGAACTGCTCAGGGAAAATCCATACCGTTTAACTGAAGAAATCGAAGGCGTGGGCTTTCAACGGGCAGACGAACTAGGACGGAATTTGGGCATCACCGGCGATCACACATTTAGAATAAAAGCAGCAATCTTGCATTCGATGAACGAAGCAGTTCAATCTGAAGGGCATGTTTATATAGAAGGAAAGATTCTGTTGCCACAGGTCAAACATTTGCTTGAAACGAGCCAGCGCGTTGAAATACCTTTCAGCAGTATTTCACAATCAATTATTGAATTAATAGAAGAAGGTAAATTAATAGCTGAGAACCAAAGATTGTATGTTCCCTCACTGTATTATTCGGAAATCGGGTTTGCTTCAAAGCTTCGTTTGCTGTTGGAAAATGAATTGGATAATCAATTTCCCGTATCTGAAATCCGAAGTGCAATTGGGGAAGTGGAAGAGCGCCTAGGTGTCAATTATGCAGAAACGCAAGTCTCCGCAATCGAAACGGCGCTACATTCACCGACGATGATTTTAACAGGGGGACCCGGGACTGGTAAAACGACGGTTATTCGAGGTTTTGTCGAGGTGTATGCGGAACTTCACGGTTTGTCGCTTGACCCTAAAGAATATGCTAAGAAAAAAGAACCTTTCCCAATAATATTAGCGGCACCTACGGGCAGGGCGGCAAAAAGGATGTCCGAATCGACTGGACTTCCCGCAATGACAATTCACCGTCTACTCGGGTTCACAGGCCAAGAAAAAGAAGAAGAAACAGAACGTGAAATTGAAGGCAGTCTTGTTATTATCGATGAAATGTCAATGGTCGATACATGGCTCGCTCATCAGTTGATGAAAGCACTGTCCAATGACGTTCAAATTTTATTTGTCGGGGACCAAGATCAGTTGCCATCGGTCGGACCTGGGCAAGTATTAAAAGATATGCTTGACTCGAGTGAAATTCCCGTTATAGAACTAACCGAAATTTATCGTCAAAGTGCCGGTTCCACGATAATTGAAATGGCCCATATGATTAAACGTTCTGAGTGGAATGACAACATAATTGGTAAAACTTCTGACCGTTCATTTATTAAGGCTAGCGGGAATCGGATACTCGAAGCGGTCGAGAAAATTGTGAGTAACGCGATTTCAAAGGGTCATGAAATTAGAGATATCCAAATACTTGCGCCTATGTACAGGGGGCCGGCGGGAATCGACGGCATTAATAAGATGATCCAGCAAATGGTCAATCCACCAGGTCCTAAACGCAAAGAAGTAACGTTTGGCGATGTTGTTTACCGAATTGGAGACAAAGTCCTTCAACTCGTCAATCAGCCCGAAAGCAACGTGTTTAATGGCGATATGGGCGAAGTCATAGCAATTATTAAAGCGAATGAAACCATTGATAAAAAAGAATTGCTCGTTGTTTCGTATGACGGCATTGAAGTCACCTATGAGCGAAGCGATTTAAATCAAATCACTTTATCGTATTGCTGCTCAATCCATAAATCGCAAGGAAGCGAGTTTCCGATAGTTATTATGCCGGTCGTAAGAAGTCATAGAAAAATGTTGAAACGAAATCTTCTTTATACTGGAATCACTCGCGCGCAGAAGTTTCTAATATTATGCGGGGAACCCGAAGAATTTAAAGAGGGAATCGCGCGAACAGATGAATTATCAAGGCAAACTACATTAAAAGAACGTTTAGGCGCAGAAGATGAATTGCATGAAGGAATCGAAACAGCAGTACAAACTAATTCTGAAAGTCAAAATGATCAAAGTCAATCATCTGTTGAAAATACAGTAGATAACGCAGAAAATAAAGAACCTGGCATTTATAAACTAACGATGGATACATTTGTTACAATCGACCCAATGATTGGGATGAACGGAATTTCTCCTTATAATTTGGAAGGTGTTGATTGA
- the alaS gene encoding alanine--tRNA ligase has translation MRKLSSSEIRSMFLEFFKEKGHSVEPSAPLVPIDDASLLWINSGVATLKKYFDGRVIPDNPRIVNAQKSIRTNDIENVGITARHHTFFEMLGNFSIGDYFKEEAIILAWEFLTDKKWIGFDPELLSITVHPEDEEAYGIWKDKIGMPEERIIRLEGNFWDIGEGPSGPNSEIFYDRGASYGDDFTDPELYPGGENERYLEIWNLVFSEFNHNPDDTYTPLPNKNIDTGLGLERMASIIQGVPTNYDTDLFMPIIKAVEEFSGEKYGIDAEKDVAFKVIADHIRTVSFSIGDGALPSNEGRGYVLRRLLRRAIRFAMKLGINAPFMYDLVPVTGEIMKDYYPEVNEKKEFIMKVIKNEEVRFHETLSDGMAILSTVIEKAKSNTFIVSGKDAFQLYDTYGFPIELTEEFAEEAGVKVDRKGFSEEMQSQRDRARAARQETDSMHVQSEVLGKINVSSEFIGYSKLTADAKVTALLQNGNHADHVAEGDEIQFILDHTPFYAESGGQVADKGTISNESFVADVTEVHKAPNGQNLHTAIIRSGELSVGTNVVAKVDMEARKLIIRNHTATHLLHKALKEVLGEHVAQAGSYVGPDRLRFDFSHFGQVTKEELEEIERIVNDKVWEDLLVNIEQKSIDEAKKQGAMALFGEKYGDIVRVVSIDDYSLELCGGCHVDSTGSIGLFKLVSESGIGAGTRRIEALTGPNAYHAFKEEEAVLEHAAELVKSNPKDLVKKIESLLGELKGLQAENESLSSKLANSQLSDVFETAEQIGDVTVVASRVEVKDNNALRQMMDEMKQKLSNGVIVLGTAVNGKVMLVAGVTNDLKGSYHAGKLVNHVAMQCDGKGGGRPDLAMAGAKDDSKLDDALKSVYDYVKSV, from the coding sequence ATGAGAAAATTATCTTCATCAGAAATTCGAAGTATGTTTTTGGAGTTTTTTAAGGAAAAAGGCCATAGCGTTGAGCCATCAGCGCCGCTTGTTCCTATTGATGATGCATCCCTTTTATGGATTAATAGCGGTGTTGCAACATTAAAAAAGTATTTTGACGGACGTGTCATTCCCGATAACCCGCGAATTGTAAATGCTCAAAAGTCGATTCGAACGAATGACATTGAAAATGTGGGAATCACAGCGCGCCACCACACGTTTTTTGAAATGCTGGGCAATTTTTCAATAGGCGATTATTTTAAGGAAGAAGCAATTATTTTAGCGTGGGAATTTCTAACGGATAAAAAATGGATTGGTTTTGATCCAGAACTTTTATCTATAACCGTACATCCAGAAGATGAAGAGGCGTATGGTATTTGGAAAGACAAAATTGGAATGCCAGAAGAGCGCATCATTCGACTTGAAGGAAACTTCTGGGATATCGGGGAAGGACCAAGCGGACCAAATTCAGAAATATTCTATGACCGCGGTGCGAGCTATGGAGATGATTTCACTGATCCAGAACTGTATCCGGGAGGAGAAAATGAGCGCTACCTTGAAATTTGGAATCTTGTCTTTTCAGAATTTAATCATAATCCTGATGATACGTATACACCACTGCCGAACAAAAATATTGATACAGGATTAGGTCTTGAAAGAATGGCTTCAATTATCCAAGGCGTTCCAACTAATTACGATACGGATTTGTTTATGCCTATCATCAAAGCAGTTGAAGAATTCTCCGGTGAAAAGTATGGTATTGATGCAGAAAAAGATGTGGCATTTAAAGTAATTGCGGATCATATTCGAACTGTATCATTTTCAATTGGCGATGGCGCATTACCATCAAACGAAGGGCGCGGCTATGTACTACGAAGACTACTCCGCAGAGCAATTCGTTTTGCCATGAAGCTCGGTATAAATGCTCCGTTTATGTATGATTTAGTTCCTGTTACGGGTGAAATCATGAAAGATTATTACCCGGAAGTGAACGAAAAGAAAGAATTTATTATGAAAGTTATTAAAAATGAAGAAGTACGTTTTCATGAAACTTTGTCAGATGGAATGGCGATTCTTTCCACAGTTATTGAAAAAGCAAAGTCTAATACATTTATAGTGAGCGGAAAAGATGCATTTCAATTATATGATACCTATGGTTTTCCGATTGAACTAACGGAAGAATTTGCAGAAGAAGCAGGCGTTAAAGTAGATCGAAAAGGTTTTTCCGAGGAAATGCAAAGTCAACGAGATCGTGCGCGTGCAGCAAGACAAGAAACAGATTCAATGCATGTGCAATCTGAAGTTCTCGGGAAAATAAATGTTTCTAGCGAGTTTATCGGGTATAGTAAATTAACTGCCGATGCGAAGGTAACAGCGCTTCTGCAAAATGGAAATCACGCAGACCATGTTGCGGAGGGGGATGAGATACAGTTTATCTTAGACCATACCCCGTTTTATGCTGAGAGCGGAGGGCAAGTGGCCGATAAAGGAACAATTTCAAATGAATCTTTCGTCGCCGATGTAACCGAAGTTCATAAAGCACCGAATGGACAAAACTTGCACACGGCAATTATTCGTTCAGGGGAACTTTCAGTTGGAACAAACGTTGTTGCAAAGGTTGACATGGAAGCTAGAAAGTTGATCATAAGAAATCACACTGCCACGCATCTTTTGCACAAAGCATTAAAAGAAGTTCTTGGCGAACATGTTGCACAAGCGGGTTCTTATGTCGGTCCAGATCGATTGAGATTTGATTTTTCTCATTTTGGTCAAGTAACAAAAGAGGAACTTGAGGAAATAGAGCGAATTGTAAATGATAAGGTTTGGGAAGACCTTCTTGTCAACATTGAACAAAAATCGATTGACGAAGCGAAAAAACAGGGTGCAATGGCATTGTTTGGGGAAAAGTATGGCGATATCGTTCGTGTCGTTTCAATCGACGATTATTCACTCGAACTATGCGGAGGCTGTCATGTTGATTCAACAGGATCTATTGGTTTGTTCAAGCTAGTATCAGAAAGCGGAATAGGAGCTGGAACTCGACGAATTGAAGCTTTAACAGGACCCAACGCTTATCATGCATTTAAAGAAGAGGAAGCAGTACTTGAACATGCGGCAGAACTAGTCAAGTCGAATCCAAAAGATCTTGTGAAAAAAATCGAATCTTTACTCGGAGAATTAAAAGGTCTACAAGCCGAAAATGAATCCTTATCTTCAAAACTTGCGAACAGCCAACTTTCCGATGTCTTTGAAACTGCCGAGCAAATCGGCGATGTCACAGTTGTTGCATCTCGTGTTGAAGTGAAGGATAATAACGCATTAAGACAGATGATGGACGAAATGAAACAAAAACTTTCAAACGGCGTCATTGTTTTGGGAACTGCAGTCAATGGAAAGGTTATGCTAGTTGCAGGGGTTACCAATGACTTAAAAGGCAGTTATCACGCTGGTAAGCTCGTTAATCATGTAGCGATGCAATGCGACGGCAAAGGCGGGGGTAGACCAGATTTGGCGATGGCAGGCGCAAAAGACGATTCAAAACTTGATGATGCCTTAAAATCGGTGTATGATTATGTGAAATCTGTTTAA
- a CDS encoding IreB family regulatory phosphoprotein encodes MNSYDKTMKFNFPEESMEEEVTQVMLHVHKALDEKGYNPINQIVGYLLSGDPAYIPRHEDARNMIRKLERDEIIEELVKFYIRENGGSLK; translated from the coding sequence ATGAATTCATACGATAAAACGATGAAATTTAACTTTCCTGAAGAATCAATGGAGGAAGAAGTAACACAAGTGATGCTTCATGTACACAAAGCGCTTGACGAAAAGGGTTACAACCCAATTAACCAAATAGTGGGTTACCTTCTTTCGGGTGACCCGGCTTATATTCCAAGGCATGAAGACGCGCGAAATATGATCCGAAAACTTGAACGTGATGAAATTATCGAGGAACTTGTGAAGTTTTACATCCGTGAAAACGGGGGTAGCCTCAAGTGA
- the ruvX gene encoding Holliday junction resolvase RuvX: MRIMGLDVGTKTVGIAISDALGWTAQGIETIQIDENAGNFGIKRIRKLVAEYQVSSFVVGFPKNMNNTIGPRGEASERYAQLLEKTFGLPVTLWDERLTTMAAERMLIDADVSRKKRKSVIDKTAAIMILQGYLDLNNNK; encoded by the coding sequence GTGAGAATTATGGGTTTGGATGTGGGAACCAAAACAGTTGGCATCGCGATTAGTGATGCGCTAGGATGGACAGCCCAAGGAATTGAAACCATCCAAATTGACGAGAATGCGGGCAACTTCGGTATTAAACGAATTCGTAAACTTGTCGCCGAATATCAAGTAAGTAGTTTCGTAGTCGGTTTTCCGAAAAACATGAACAATACAATCGGTCCAAGAGGCGAGGCGTCCGAAAGATATGCCCAGCTCCTCGAGAAAACATTCGGCTTACCTGTAACGCTTTGGGATGAGCGGCTAACGACCATGGCCGCGGAGCGCATGCTTATTGATGCAGACGTTAGCCGCAAAAAAAGGAAGTCTGTAATAGACAAGACGGCTGCGATTATGATTTTACAGGGTTACTTAGATTTAAATAATAATAAATGA
- a CDS encoding DUF1292 domain-containing protein, translated as MEHGQDTMTIVDENGDEHVCEVILTFESKDFGKSYVLYHILGQDDTDDSEEIEIHASSFTPKEDGEEDGELLPIEDDAEWEMIEETLNTFLDEEEEDE; from the coding sequence ATGGAACATGGACAAGACACAATGACAATCGTTGATGAAAACGGTGATGAGCACGTATGTGAAGTCATCCTGACATTTGAATCAAAGGATTTCGGTAAATCTTACGTACTGTATCATATTCTAGGACAGGATGATACTGATGATTCCGAAGAAATAGAAATTCACGCATCTTCCTTTACTCCGAAAGAAGACGGTGAGGAAGACGGCGAACTACTTCCTATCGAAGACGATGCTGAATGGGAAATGATTGAGGAAACATTGAATACATTTTTAGATGAAGAAGAGGAAGACGAGTAA
- the mltG gene encoding endolytic transglycosylase MltG has protein sequence MDKDSKTQLMFERMREKKKEVKVVRRIVLAIVLLILIIGFFVGKSVYQYVMSGLQPLDPESEEVINVEIPIGSGLNSIAATLESKGIIKDARLFKYYAKFNNESQFQAGTYDLTKAMTHDELIQSLKTGKVYREPVFTMTVPEGLTLKEIGQVVEKRTGISAEEFESYINDENTIDMFIAKYPGVITEEIKGEKIKFPFEGYLFPATYPFYEEKPTVESVVEEMIQATVSNVSPYLNYLEEEEKTVHWLLTFSSLLEKEATQKSDRATIASVFFNRMQPKNPNQEVMPLQTDPTVAYAHGQHLSVTSYADLEIDDPYNTYKYKGLPPGPIANAGMSSIDAVIDPEYTDYLYFLADKKGENHFAKSYEEHLANRAKYID, from the coding sequence ATGGATAAAGATTCGAAGACACAGTTGATGTTCGAACGAATGCGTGAAAAAAAGAAAGAAGTTAAAGTGGTAAGAAGAATTGTTCTTGCAATCGTATTACTTATACTTATTATTGGATTTTTCGTAGGAAAGTCTGTTTATCAATATGTGATGAGCGGATTGCAACCCCTCGATCCTGAATCTGAAGAGGTCATAAATGTTGAAATTCCGATTGGCTCTGGACTGAATTCAATTGCGGCCACACTTGAAAGTAAAGGAATTATTAAAGACGCAAGATTATTTAAGTATTATGCCAAATTCAACAATGAATCGCAGTTTCAAGCTGGTACATATGACTTAACGAAAGCAATGACGCATGACGAATTAATTCAAAGTTTGAAAACAGGGAAAGTATACCGCGAACCGGTATTTACTATGACAGTGCCAGAAGGATTAACTTTAAAGGAAATCGGACAAGTTGTTGAAAAAAGAACGGGTATTTCCGCTGAAGAGTTTGAATCCTACATTAATGATGAAAACACGATTGATATGTTTATAGCAAAATACCCAGGCGTTATAACAGAGGAAATTAAGGGCGAGAAAATTAAATTCCCATTTGAAGGGTATTTGTTCCCTGCGACTTATCCATTTTATGAGGAAAAACCCACTGTCGAATCAGTTGTTGAAGAAATGATTCAAGCGACGGTATCCAATGTATCGCCTTATCTAAATTACTTAGAAGAAGAAGAAAAAACGGTTCATTGGTTATTGACATTTTCCTCACTTCTTGAAAAAGAAGCGACTCAAAAATCAGACCGTGCTACGATTGCAAGTGTGTTTTTTAACCGTATGCAACCTAAGAATCCTAACCAAGAAGTAATGCCGCTTCAAACGGATCCAACTGTTGCTTATGCACATGGTCAACATTTAAGCGTTACATCTTATGCTGATCTTGAAATCGATGATCCGTACAATACTTATAAATATAAAGGTTTACCGCCAGGACCAATAGCGAATGCGGGAATGTCTTCGATTGACGCTGTTATTGACCCTGAATATACCGATTATTTATATTTCCTCGCGGATAAAAAGGGCGAAAATCATTTTGCGAAAAGTTATGAGGAACATTTGGCAAATCGAGCGAAATATATAGACTGA
- a CDS encoding O-methyltransferase, with amino-acid sequence MTTIITYDSYIAGLLKEKNSFIIEMEEYAEKHHVPIMDSSAIETLLGLLSIQKPDRILEIGSAIGYSAIRMAQSLPDTFITTIERDQERYLKAVDYIEAADLSNRIQIIEADALLLESELIAGEPYNALFIDAAKGQYKRFFEKYSPFISSGGVIYCDNMFLHGMVLRDDKELPRRKRTMVRNLKSFTRWVLNHPDYVTSLFPLGDGILIAIKK; translated from the coding sequence TTGACGACTATCATTACGTACGATTCTTATATTGCCGGTCTTCTTAAAGAAAAAAATTCTTTTATTATTGAAATGGAAGAATACGCCGAAAAGCACCATGTGCCGATAATGGATAGCAGTGCAATCGAAACATTATTAGGATTATTATCGATCCAGAAACCAGACCGAATTCTTGAAATCGGCAGTGCGATTGGCTATTCGGCGATTCGAATGGCTCAATCCTTACCGGATACATTTATAACGACAATCGAACGAGATCAGGAACGTTATTTAAAAGCCGTTGATTATATTGAAGCAGCAGACTTATCCAATCGAATTCAAATTATTGAAGCCGATGCGTTATTACTAGAAAGTGAACTAATTGCCGGTGAACCATACAATGCACTTTTTATCGATGCGGCGAAAGGGCAATACAAACGTTTTTTTGAAAAGTATTCGCCTTTCATTTCGTCTGGAGGAGTTATTTATTGCGATAACATGTTCCTGCATGGTATGGTTTTGCGGGATGATAAAGAACTGCCAAGACGAAAACGCACGATGGTTCGGAATTTGAAGAGCTTTACGCGTTGGGTACTGAATCATCCCGATTATGTTACATCGCTCTTTCCGCTAGGTGACGGAATATTGATAGCAATTAAAAAATAA
- the udk gene encoding uridine kinase: MKSTKPLVIGIAGGSGSGKTSVTNSIYNVFKDHSVVVIGQDYYYKDQSHLAFEERLETNYDHPFAFDTDLLITHLHKLLKRESIEKPIYDYAMHTRSDETEIIEPKDVIILEGILVLEDVRLRDLMDIKLYVDTDADLRIIRRITRDINERGRTVDSVVDQYLTVVRPMHNQFIEPTKKYADIIVPEGGHNKVAIDLMVTKIKTILENGTNLYYDNDRKS, translated from the coding sequence ATGAAGTCCACTAAACCACTTGTTATCGGAATCGCTGGTGGTTCTGGTTCAGGTAAGACAAGCGTTACAAACTCAATTTATAATGTTTTTAAGGACCATTCAGTTGTTGTGATTGGTCAAGATTACTATTATAAAGATCAATCGCATTTGGCGTTTGAAGAACGTCTTGAAACGAACTATGATCATCCATTTGCATTCGATACAGATTTACTAATAACACATTTACACAAGCTTCTAAAGCGCGAAAGCATCGAAAAACCGATTTATGATTACGCTATGCATACGAGATCTGATGAGACGGAGATAATCGAGCCTAAAGATGTTATTATTCTCGAAGGCATTTTAGTGTTGGAAGATGTTAGGCTAAGGGACTTAATGGATATTAAGTTATATGTTGACACGGATGCCGACCTGCGTATTATTAGACGTATCACGCGTGACATTAACGAACGGGGCAGGACGGTCGATTCCGTCGTCGATCAGTATCTGACCGTAGTTCGTCCAATGCACAATCAATTCATCGAACCGACAAAGAAATATGCAGATATTATCGTGCCAGAAGGCGGGCACAATAAAGTTGCAATTGACTTAATGGTCACAAAAATAAAAACAATTCTTGAAAATGGAACGAATCTATATTATGATAATGACAGAAAATCATAG
- the greA gene encoding transcription elongation factor GreA, whose protein sequence is MITEKKFPMTAAGKLKLEEELEHLKMVTRREVVERIKIARDFGDLSENSEYDSAKEEQSFVEGRISTLEKMIRNAVIIKESEFNTDEVHLGNTVTFKELPDGDEETYTIVGSAEANPIEGLISNDSPIAKGLLGRSKGDVVSINTPGGEMSVTILEIK, encoded by the coding sequence ATGATTACGGAAAAAAAGTTTCCGATGACTGCCGCTGGTAAACTTAAGCTGGAAGAAGAACTCGAACATTTAAAAATGGTGACGCGTAGAGAAGTCGTAGAACGCATTAAAATCGCCCGAGATTTTGGTGACTTGTCGGAAAACTCGGAGTACGATTCAGCGAAAGAAGAGCAGTCATTTGTCGAAGGTAGAATTTCTACGCTGGAAAAAATGATTCGAAATGCGGTTATCATTAAAGAGTCGGAATTTAATACGGATGAGGTTCATCTAGGGAATACGGTTACCTTTAAGGAACTACCTGACGGAGACGAAGAGACATATACAATTGTCGGTTCGGCCGAAGCGAATCCAATTGAAGGCCTAATCTCGAATGATTCACCGATTGCGAAAGGTTTACTTGGCCGATCGAAAGGCGATGTGGTTAGTATCAATACGCCTGGAGGAGAAATGTCGGTTACGATTCTTGAAATAAAATAA
- a CDS encoding YrrS family protein — MNKPDNNYSRLNRKRGRNRSDKILNILIAVVVLAIIITASIIFLGGDNKNKADVKLPDTTEENSQDDSTSEETDGTDNIDASSEDEDESANSGDESGTDDEEADETTETKEEEEEADPGVVKYESSDDAVVNETIIKTGWEPIGTSQTGEHVSLYDGKSADWQEKISAISYATELPEDALIIWKIKNGGSPQKSIGIVSTKDKVEKYRVYLEWIDEKGWKPVKMDVLNTLDFDY; from the coding sequence ATGAATAAACCCGATAATAATTACTCTAGGCTGAACCGTAAAAGAGGACGCAATCGATCAGATAAAATTTTAAACATATTAATTGCTGTTGTTGTTCTCGCAATTATCATTACGGCGTCAATCATATTTTTGGGTGGAGACAATAAAAATAAAGCTGATGTGAAATTACCAGACACAACTGAAGAAAATAGCCAAGACGATTCAACAAGTGAAGAAACTGACGGAACCGATAATATTGACGCGTCAAGTGAAGATGAAGATGAGTCTGCGAATAGCGGTGATGAGTCGGGCACTGATGATGAAGAAGCAGATGAAACAACCGAAACTAAAGAAGAAGAAGAAGAAGCGGATCCGGGCGTTGTAAAATATGAATCATCAGACGACGCTGTTGTAAATGAAACAATCATCAAAACCGGATGGGAACCAATTGGCACATCGCAAACAGGTGAACATGTATCGCTATATGATGGAAAATCCGCGGATTGGCAGGAAAAAATCTCTGCAATTTCATATGCAACAGAATTACCTGAAGATGCATTAATTATTTGGAAAATCAAAAACGGCGGTAGCCCGCAAAAATCGATTGGAATTGTCTCGACAAAGGATAAAGTTGAGAAATACAGAGTGTATTTAGAATGGATTGACGAAAAAGGCTGGAAACCCGTCAAGATGGATGTCCTGAATACGCTAGACTTTGATTATTGA
- the mtnN gene encoding 5'-methylthioadenosine/S-adenosylhomocysteine nucleosidase produces MKIAVIGAMEEEVELLRKSIASSQTTVIANIEYIEGSIGNHEVILVKSGIGKVNAAMATTMLLEKFMPDVVLNTGSAGGFKERLEVGTVVISSEVRHHDVDVTAFGYEYGQVPQLPAAYLGDKKLIKLAVEAVEEIGEHRHSIGLIASSDTFMSDTSHVDKVRSTFPTIIAAEMEAAAVAQVCHQFETPFVVIRALSDIAGKEATMSFDEFLPVAALHSTQVILRVISKL; encoded by the coding sequence ATGAAGATTGCAGTTATCGGCGCCATGGAAGAAGAAGTTGAGTTATTAAGAAAATCTATCGCATCATCGCAAACAACAGTTATTGCGAATATAGAATACATTGAAGGCTCCATCGGGAATCATGAAGTAATTTTAGTGAAAAGTGGAATCGGGAAAGTTAACGCTGCAATGGCGACAACTATGCTTTTAGAAAAGTTCATGCCGGATGTCGTGTTGAATACCGGATCAGCAGGCGGTTTCAAGGAAAGGCTCGAAGTAGGGACTGTTGTCATTTCAAGTGAAGTCAGACACCACGACGTTGATGTAACCGCATTTGGATACGAGTATGGACAGGTACCTCAACTACCGGCAGCCTATCTTGGCGATAAAAAACTTATAAAACTTGCCGTGGAAGCGGTAGAAGAGATTGGTGAACATCGGCACTCGATTGGTCTAATTGCATCAAGCGATACATTTATGAGTGATACGAGTCATGTCGATAAGGTTAGAAGCACTTTCCCGACAATCATAGCCGCAGAGATGGAAGCCGCTGCGGTGGCGCAGGTTTGTCATCAATTTGAGACTCCGTTCGTTGTCATCCGTGCTCTTTCTGATATAGCGGGCAAGGAAGCGACAATGAGTTTCGATGAATTTCTGCCGGTTGCGGCGCTTCATTCAACACAAGTAATTTTACGGGTAATCTCGAAACTTTGA